The following coding sequences lie in one Vicugna pacos chromosome 5, VicPac4, whole genome shotgun sequence genomic window:
- the LOC140696300 gene encoding uncharacterized protein: MFCCVPTPRGRGPRKARSEGLGQRCRRWVSSHPRRLWPFGHRDPKSRTLQEPLDEDTRAASPTEGPVHASQGQHQLRVSLHTEGSLPPRRRPPQKPPRRHARVPPAGDRQLSRPGSDLEHLPGSQVEDQEPTEAEPKVTDPEQAGAGEDARDQKQDHQDPAGDPELTPVAPAEPEVPAASEDPAAPADLAAPEDPAAPAAPAASEDPAAPADLAAPEDTVTPADLAAPKDPEAPADLAAPKDPAAPAPAPGPLGSGEPVQASSPPRAEPPLPPPTSSSPKSHHEFPPPPEFDFPTPEFVFVLFLFSLVCLFHIIYGILYYY; encoded by the exons atgttctgctgcgtcccaacaccccgaggccgcggcccccggaaggcccgcagcgaggggctgggccagcggtgccggcgctgggtcagctctcaccccaggcgcctctggccttttggccacagggacccaaag agccggacactgcaggagccgctggatgaggACACCCGCGCCGCCTCCCCGACtgaggggccggtgcacgcttctcagggccagcaccagctccgggtgagtctgcacacggaggggtccctgccaccaCGACGGcgtcctccccagaaaccgcccaggcgtcacgccagggtcccgcccgcgggtgacaggcagctcagcagacccggctctgacctggagcacctccctgggagtcaggtggaggaccaggagcccaccgaggcagagcccaaag tcacagatccagagcaggcgggggcaggggaagatgccagagaccaaaaacaggaccaccaggatccagcaggagaccccgagctcacTCCAGTTGCTCCTGCTGAACCTGAAGTTCCTGCTGCttctgaagatcctgcagctcctgctgatcttgctgctcctgaagatccggcagctcctgctgctccagctgcgtctgaagatcctgcagctcctgctgaccttgctgctcctgaagataCTGTAACTCCTGCTGACCTTGCTGCTCCTAAAGATCCTGAAGCTCCTGCTGACCTTGCTGCTCCtaaagatcctgcagctcctgcacctgcacctggaccgctgggcagtggagaaccagttcaggcatcatcaccccctagggctgagccccctctgcccccacccacatcttcttctccaaaatcccaccatgaattccctcccccacctgaatttgacttccctacccctgaatttgtttttgttttgtttttgtttagtttagtttgtttgtttcacatcatttatggcatcctttattattattaa